The Ascochyta rabiei chromosome 10, complete sequence genome has a window encoding:
- a CDS encoding Alcohol dehydrogenase gives MGDIQIPKKHKAAVYDKPGSISTKIEELDVPEPGAGEVLINLTHSGVCHSDLGVMLNAWKILPFPTQAGQVGGHEGVGKIVKMGPGTDNSAVKVGDRVGIKWMAGICEACEPCRAGMDANCFSGKISGYYTPGTFQQYVLGPANYVTPIPDGLDSAAAAPLLCAGVTVYAGLRKTNAESGNYVVIMGAGGGLGHLAVQYSARGIGHRVIGIDHSSKKDLVMESGAEHFIPVDGTESLAEAVQAVTDGHGAHAVIVCTAHQGAYDESVKLLRFGGRVVCVGIPEGDMKPIASATAGLMVGKALQIVGSAVGTRKEAIEAVEFAARGIVKTHFRVEKLDKLTDVFKEMDSQKVKGRVVIDLSD, from the exons ATGGGTGACATCCAGATTCCCAAGAAGCACAAGGCTGCCGTCTACGACAAGCCTGGGTCGATATCGACCAAGATTGAAGAGCTCGACGTGCCAGAGCCAGGTGCTGGAGAGGTGTTGATCAACTT AACTCATTCTGGTGTCTGTCACTCTGACCTGGGCGTCATGCTCAACGCATGGAAGATTCTTCCATTCCCGACACAGGCAGGCCAAGTGGGAGGCCACGAAGGAGTCGGCAAGATTGTCAAAATGGGACCCGGAACGGACAACTCTGCGGTCAAGGTCGGAGACCGAGTTGGCATCAAGTGGATGGCTGGCATCTGCGAAGCATGCGAGCCTTGTCGTGCTGGTATGGACGCGAACTGCTTCAGCGGC AAAATCTCTGGCTACTACACTCCCGGTACCTTCCAGCAGTACGTCCTTGGCCCTGCCAACTACGTGACCCCCATCCCAGATGGCCTCGACTCAGCTGCGGCTGCACCGCTTTTGTGTGCCGGCGTAACGGTCTACGCGGGTTTGCGCAAGACAAACGCAGAATCAGGAAACTATGTCGTCATCATGGGTGCTGGCGGTGGTCTCGGTCATCTCGCG GTTCAGTACAGTGCCCGAGGCATCGGCCACCGTGTGATTGGTATCGACCACTCAAGCAAGAAGGATCTCGTGATGGAATCAGGCGCGGAGCACTTCATTCCCGTCGATGGCACCGAGTCGCTTGCTGAAGCCGTCCAAGCCGTCACCGACGGGCACGGTGCCCACGCAGTCATTGTATGTACCGCGCATCAGGGTGCGTACGACGAGTCGGTCAAATTGTTGCGGTTTGGTGGGCGAGTGGTCTGTGTTGGTATTCCCGAGGGCGACATGAAGCCCATTGCGTCTGCCACTGCCGGACTCATGGTCGGAAAGGCGCTGCAGATCGTTGGCTCTGCGGTTGGTACAAGGAAAGAAGCAATCGAGGCAGTGGAGTTTGCTGCGAGAGGCATCGTGAAAACACATTTCAGGGTGGAAAAGCTGGACAAGCTGACGGATGTCTTCAAAGAAATGGACTCTCAGAAGGTGAAAGGGCGTGTGGTTATCGATCTGTCGGACTAG